One genomic segment of [Phormidium] sp. ETS-05 includes these proteins:
- a CDS encoding NACHT domain-containing NTPase, whose amino-acid sequence MKYFLTSLAGGKSLYLAVREARERLKGLEKEISFPCASWLPVIYQNPAEKPVTWQGLRGVETGINWREVSQNALAERQRLTTNPLTTGDGVEFTFDDIYVPLGLVEKVKKEKTPGEVSPEEGSQFYQPEEVTRTYKNDEFFAQVLKQGQSPKSQGRRLAVTGEPGAGKTTLLQKIAQWVAAETERDVAIWVSLADLQGRNVEEYLLQRWLKDALGAVRVTPEMEEALALLFKSGRVWLLLDGVDEMGAGGNPLTTVANQISGWVASARVVVTCRQNVWDAGKNALEGFDVYRNLDFDYPEGVGQFIQRWFKRHPELGERLLAELAQDGKERIRDTVRNPLRLALLCRAWQNRQGGLPETKAGLYGQFAEALYEWKQEKFPTTSQQRRELNAALGRLALRGMEQSESRFRLREGLVTEVLGETDEPLCKLALDLGWLNLVGVAVENPDERVYAFYHPTFQEYFAALAVDDWGYFLHHVPDNPSLGTYRIFKKQWKEVILLWFGRGDVQKEKKEAFIENLVNFDDGCGSWNYPKVDRGFYEYRAYFLAGAIVPEFKDSRFADEIVSQIFKSCVSNQDSIKTGANAVLAETDRERAINYLIRILEKLLMKIPVGVLPIVWVISQWEIRRRSIG is encoded by the coding sequence TTGAAATATTTTTTGACTTCTTTGGCTGGGGGTAAATCTTTATATCTTGCTGTCAGAGAAGCGCGAGAACGGTTGAAAGGATTAGAGAAAGAGATTTCCTTTCCCTGTGCGTCTTGGTTGCCCGTGATTTATCAAAATCCGGCAGAAAAGCCCGTCACTTGGCAAGGGTTACGAGGAGTTGAAACTGGGATTAATTGGCGCGAAGTCTCTCAAAACGCCTTAGCAGAAAGACAACGACTCACTACTAATCCCCTCACTACGGGCGACGGGGTAGAGTTTACTTTTGATGATATTTATGTGCCTCTGGGATTGGTGGAAAAGGTAAAGAAAGAAAAAACCCCTGGTGAGGTTTCCCCAGAAGAAGGTTCGCAATTTTATCAACCAGAAGAAGTCACCCGCACTTATAAAAATGATGAGTTTTTCGCCCAAGTGCTGAAACAGGGGCAAAGTCCGAAAAGTCAAGGGCGCAGGTTAGCGGTGACGGGGGAACCGGGGGCGGGTAAAACCACCCTATTACAGAAAATAGCCCAATGGGTAGCCGCAGAGACAGAGCGGGATGTAGCAATTTGGGTGTCTTTGGCAGATTTGCAGGGGCGAAATGTTGAGGAGTACCTGCTGCAAAGGTGGCTCAAAGATGCTCTGGGGGCGGTGCGGGTAACGCCGGAAATGGAAGAGGCGCTGGCGTTGCTGTTTAAGAGTGGGCGAGTGTGGCTGTTGCTGGATGGGGTGGATGAAATGGGGGCGGGTGGCAACCCCCTGACGACGGTGGCGAATCAGATTAGTGGTTGGGTTGCTTCGGCGCGAGTGGTGGTGACTTGTCGCCAGAATGTGTGGGATGCGGGGAAAAACGCCCTGGAAGGGTTTGATGTTTATCGCAATCTCGATTTTGACTACCCGGAGGGGGTGGGGCAATTTATTCAGCGCTGGTTTAAGCGTCACCCAGAGTTAGGGGAGCGGTTGCTGGCAGAATTAGCCCAAGATGGAAAAGAGCGGATTCGGGATACGGTGCGAAATCCCCTGCGGTTGGCGCTGTTGTGTCGCGCTTGGCAAAATCGTCAGGGGGGTTTACCGGAAACTAAGGCGGGGCTTTATGGGCAGTTTGCCGAGGCGCTGTATGAGTGGAAGCAGGAGAAATTTCCCACCACTTCCCAGCAGCGACGGGAGTTAAATGCTGCGTTGGGAAGGTTGGCGCTGCGGGGGATGGAGCAATCTGAGTCTCGGTTTCGGTTAAGGGAAGGTTTGGTAACGGAGGTTTTGGGAGAAACTGATGAGCCTTTGTGCAAGTTGGCTTTGGATTTGGGTTGGTTGAATTTGGTAGGGGTGGCGGTGGAAAATCCCGATGAGCGGGTTTATGCGTTTTATCATCCCACGTTTCAGGAGTATTTTGCGGCGTTAGCGGTGGATGATTGGGGTTATTTTTTGCATCATGTACCGGATAATCCGAGTTTGGGGACCTATCGGATTTTTAAGAAGCAATGGAAAGAGGTGATTTTGCTGTGGTTTGGGCGGGGGGATGTGCAGAAGGAGAAGAAAGAGGCGTTTATTGAAAATTTGGTAAATTTTGATGATGGTTGTGGCAGTTGGAATTATCCAAAGGTGGATAGAGGGTTTTATGAGTATCGGGCTTATTTTTTGGCGGGGGCAATAGTTCCTGAATTTAAAGATAGTCGTTTTGCTGATGAAATTGTTAGTCAAATTTTTAAAAGTTGCGTTAGCAATCAGGATTCAATTAAAACAGGAGCAAACGCAGTATTAGCAGAAACTGATAGAGAAAGGGCGATCAATTATTTAATCCGCATACTTGAGAAACTTCTGATGAAGATACCCGTAGGAGTGTTGCCTATAGTTTGGGTAATATCGCAGTGGGAAATCAGGAGGCGATCAATCGGTTAA